In the genome of Paenibacillus sp. FSL R5-0766, one region contains:
- a CDS encoding aminoglycoside phosphotransferase family protein encodes MNTILKVIEKLNLNVLNIEDVPESFSSDVYKLTLVSGENVFVKIPFNKDKLFREFQMLEQLKGVIPVPKVLDIWYGDESAAGALLLSAIKGIPSTGEIDENLSFQIGVYHAMLHEVNTPGYGYHVSDGFKLLDQNNWRLHIKSNFEKWKEPCKEILDSELYKRCIHHFDGVFSALPHPDGPCIVHMDFRPGNILVNGSEVAGIIDFESARSGSSEIDFTKVNRYIWKANPRTKIPFIKGYQSIRPMLPLERVLPFYDFYDAFSAVVWCKNRGIEKNHTFLQENILILRNSVEC; translated from the coding sequence ATGAATACCATTCTAAAAGTTATAGAAAAGCTAAATTTGAATGTCTTAAATATCGAAGATGTTCCAGAGTCATTTAGTTCTGATGTATACAAACTTACTCTTGTCAGTGGAGAAAACGTGTTTGTGAAAATCCCATTTAATAAGGATAAACTATTCCGTGAATTTCAGATGCTTGAACAATTAAAGGGTGTAATACCGGTTCCTAAGGTATTGGACATCTGGTACGGGGATGAAAGTGCTGCTGGAGCATTGCTCCTTTCAGCAATTAAAGGTATTCCTAGTACAGGAGAGATTGATGAGAATCTTTCTTTTCAGATTGGCGTGTATCATGCTATGCTCCATGAGGTTAATACTCCTGGGTATGGTTACCATGTAAGCGATGGTTTTAAGTTACTTGACCAAAATAATTGGAGATTACATATCAAAAGTAATTTTGAAAAGTGGAAAGAGCCATGTAAAGAAATTCTCGACTCTGAATTGTATAAGAGATGTATTCATCACTTTGATGGAGTTTTCTCTGCTTTACCGCATCCTGACGGACCATGCATTGTTCACATGGATTTTAGACCAGGTAATATATTGGTGAATGGTAGCGAGGTTGCTGGCATTATTGATTTCGAGAGTGCTCGTAGTGGTTCCTCGGAAATAGATTTTACAAAAGTTAATCGATATATTTGGAAAGCCAATCCGAGAACAAAGATACCGTTCATTAAAGGTTATCAATCGATTCGACCTATGTTGCCTCTGGAAAGAGTGCTGCCATTTTACGATTTTTACGATGCGTTCAGCGCAGTTGTTTGGTGTAAAAATAGAGGCATTGAAAAAAATCATACGTTCCTTCAAGAGAATATTCTTATTTTAAGGAATTCGGTGGAGTGTTGA
- a CDS encoding methyltransferase domain-containing protein: MNEQSAKNKVAWEHRAYEFWNKRDGSPKEKAQQILANPLVQLKKHKQYFEQIAGKRIANLCGSNGRKAVPIALLGADVTVFDISEENKKYALELAHSANVSIQYVVTDIYDIDLEKYSAHFDMLYLEGGILHYFNDIEKFMSLLFSLLKDDGVMILSDFHPLRRCIVSSNSKIEYPIQQNYFDEELHSGDVAYKHYFSQDEQQDFPDVSIRLYTLSEIINSVITSGFNIKKFDEHRGWENENIPWEFTIVASK; this comes from the coding sequence ATGAATGAACAAAGTGCTAAAAATAAGGTGGCATGGGAACATCGGGCATATGAATTTTGGAACAAACGAGATGGATCACCTAAGGAAAAAGCACAACAAATATTAGCTAATCCCCTAGTACAGCTAAAAAAACATAAGCAGTATTTTGAACAGATTGCAGGAAAAAGGATTGCTAACCTTTGTGGTTCAAATGGAAGAAAAGCAGTCCCAATAGCGCTGTTAGGCGCAGATGTAACCGTATTTGATATATCTGAAGAAAATAAAAAATATGCTCTAGAACTGGCACATTCCGCCAATGTGTCTATACAATATGTTGTTACTGATATTTATGATATAGACTTAGAAAAGTATAGTGCTCATTTTGACATGTTATATTTGGAAGGAGGAATTTTACACTATTTCAATGACATTGAAAAATTCATGTCTCTACTGTTCTCATTACTAAAAGATGATGGTGTAATGATTTTGAGTGACTTTCATCCTTTAAGAAGATGTATCGTTTCCTCTAATTCTAAAATCGAATACCCAATCCAACAAAACTACTTTGACGAAGAATTACATAGTGGTGATGTAGCATATAAACATTATTTCTCTCAAGATGAACAACAAGACTTTCCAGATGTTTCGATTAGGCTGTATACCCTTAGCGAAATAATAAATTCTGTTATTACATCTGGCTTTAATATAAAGAAATTTGATGAGCATCGTGGTTGGGAAAATGAGAACATTCCATGGGAATTTACAATTGTCGCTAGTAAGTAA
- a CDS encoding beta-glucoside-specific PTS transporter subunit IIABC, which translates to MSNKDKELSIRVIELVGGESNVNDVYHCATRLRFTLKDHTKANEQALKNTAGVITVVKSGGQFQVVIGNNVSKVYEGIMEHTNLQDGGSKTDTKENAEKTGIFGKTVDLISSVFSPLLSALAGAGLLKGLVVLSVAFGWLDDTSGTYLILNAASSSVFTFLPIFLAVTAARKFKANMNVSLAIAGALVFPTISAAFNSGQTYDFLGIPIVLVMYTSTVFPILLAVWVQSHIEKWFNSIIHQSIRNILVPMLSLLIVVPLTILAFGPIGNSVSQGLASGFTSLMQFSPMLAGAVTGGFWQVIVIFGLHWAFLPITLNNLATLGYDLMRPMLTAAVLAQAGALLAVMLKTRNSQLKTLSGSATITAIFGITEPGIYGVTLRLKKPFIYACISAAIGGAIIGVGGGRAVAYSLPSLLAFPTYVTTGFASVVIGVSVSFVLAFLLTLLLGFKDLKATVEEQQIETSGQEKQAIEPSESRLNKEIIVSPLKGSVQLLEVLPDPAFSSGAMGQGLVIEPTDGILVSPINGVVTTVFPTGHALGLTTDSGMELLIHIGVNTVKLKGQFFEKKVKEGDRVSCGQLLVEFDAEQIRTAGYITATSVIVTNSANYLDVLKTTEQEVKQGDYLMSAVV; encoded by the coding sequence ATGAGTAATAAAGACAAAGAACTGTCCATACGTGTTATTGAACTTGTTGGCGGTGAATCTAATGTGAATGATGTATATCACTGTGCAACCAGGCTTAGATTCACCCTGAAAGATCATACAAAAGCGAATGAACAGGCGTTGAAAAATACAGCTGGAGTCATCACCGTTGTGAAAAGCGGCGGTCAATTTCAAGTCGTCATCGGCAATAACGTGTCCAAAGTTTATGAAGGAATCATGGAGCACACCAACCTTCAAGATGGCGGCAGCAAAACGGATACTAAAGAGAATGCAGAAAAAACAGGAATATTCGGAAAAACCGTAGATCTTATTTCCAGTGTTTTTTCCCCGCTGCTCAGTGCGCTAGCTGGAGCTGGATTGCTCAAAGGTCTGGTTGTTTTGTCTGTGGCGTTCGGCTGGCTAGATGACACCTCAGGAACTTATCTAATTTTAAACGCGGCATCAAGCAGTGTATTCACCTTTTTGCCCATATTTTTGGCAGTTACTGCCGCAAGGAAATTCAAAGCTAATATGAACGTATCCTTGGCTATTGCAGGAGCCCTGGTCTTTCCGACCATTTCCGCTGCGTTTAATAGCGGTCAAACTTATGATTTCTTAGGCATCCCCATTGTGCTTGTGATGTACACTTCCACCGTGTTTCCAATCCTTCTGGCGGTGTGGGTTCAATCTCATATAGAAAAATGGTTCAACTCGATTATTCACCAGTCTATCCGCAATATTCTTGTGCCGATGCTGTCGCTTCTAATTGTCGTCCCGCTTACCATTCTTGCTTTTGGACCGATCGGCAACAGTGTTAGTCAGGGGTTAGCTAGCGGTTTTACCTCACTCATGCAATTCAGCCCAATGTTGGCAGGAGCGGTCACCGGTGGTTTCTGGCAGGTCATTGTTATCTTCGGACTTCACTGGGCTTTCCTTCCAATTACTCTCAATAATCTGGCGACACTAGGCTATGACCTAATGCGGCCCATGTTGACCGCAGCCGTGCTGGCTCAAGCCGGTGCTTTGCTCGCCGTTATGCTGAAAACCCGCAATTCACAGCTTAAAACCCTTTCCGGATCTGCTACGATTACTGCGATTTTCGGAATTACGGAACCAGGCATTTACGGGGTTACTTTACGATTGAAAAAACCGTTCATTTACGCATGTATTTCCGCAGCGATCGGGGGCGCAATTATCGGAGTCGGGGGTGGTCGGGCAGTCGCTTACTCACTTCCCAGCCTGCTCGCTTTTCCTACTTACGTAACAACGGGGTTCGCCTCGGTTGTGATCGGTGTTTCCGTATCTTTTGTCCTGGCTTTTCTACTCACGTTGCTGCTTGGATTCAAGGATCTTAAGGCTACTGTTGAGGAGCAGCAGATTGAAACTTCTGGACAGGAAAAACAAGCGATTGAGCCAAGTGAATCTCGGTTAAACAAGGAAATCATTGTGAGTCCGCTGAAAGGCAGTGTTCAGCTACTTGAAGTTTTGCCTGATCCCGCCTTCTCTTCAGGTGCCATGGGACAGGGGCTTGTCATTGAACCCACTGATGGAATTTTGGTATCGCCAATCAATGGTGTCGTAACCACCGTATTCCCTACCGGTCATGCGCTCGGTCTGACCACGGACAGTGGCATGGAGCTTCTTATCCATATTGGAGTGAATACGGTAAAGCTAAAAGGACAATTTTTTGAGAAAAAAGTTAAAGAGGGCGATCGGGTTTCTTGCGGGCAACTGCTTGTAGAGTTTGACGCGGAACAAATCCGGACAGCGGGTTACATCACTGCCACCTCAGTCATCGTTACCAACTCCGCCAACTACTTGGACGTGTTAAAAACTACTGAACAGGAAGTGAAGCAAGGCGATTATCTAATGTCGGCGGTAGTCTAA